The Malus domestica chromosome 10, GDT2T_hap1 genome contains a region encoding:
- the LOC139188986 gene encoding uncharacterized protein, with the protein MASHSKWENPNHPLYLHHSDQPGAILVPQPLVEDNYNTWVQSMSMALTVKNKLGFVDGTINKPSEDNFEELQQWNRCNNLVKTWLLGSMSKEISGSVINYKDARQMWTDLQERFSHVNIVQLFHVENEIHDCVQSNMSVSSYFTKLKSLWDERDTLCSIPACSCGTKNEMNSYVETQKTMKFLMGLNESYATVRSNTLLLEPLLTMNKAYALVIRHERQAEVSNGKSTQLETAVFAVKNLSREPTPEDKEMRCHITKNCRAHLKCTFYGWKGHTFDFCRKRKAATETESNRLFSSKGNQVSQSNKQETVPNFPFSQEDCKQILQMLNKNNSSFANQVNNLPSHEELSGPSLGEDDWDRN; encoded by the exons ATGGCCTCTCATTCAAAATGGGAAAATCCCAACCACCCGCTCTATCTCCACCACTCGGATCAACCTGGTGCAATCCTCGTACCACAACCATTGGTGGAAGACAACTACAACACATGGGTTCAATCCATGAGTATGGCCTTAACGGTCAAGAACAAacttggttttgttgatggaACGATCAACAAACCAAGTGAGGATAATTTTGAGGAGCTGCAGCAATGGAATCGCTGCAACAACTTGGTCAAGACATGGCTACTAGGCTCCATGTCAAAGGAGATTTCAGGGAGTGTCATCAACTACAAGGATGCTCGACAAATGTGGACCGATCTGCAGGAGAGGTTCTCACATGTGAATATAGTTCAGCTGTTCCATGTTGAGAACGAGATCCATGATTGCGTCCAAAGCAATATGAGTGTAAGTTCTTACTTCACTAAACTTAAAAGTTTATGGGATGAACGTGATACTTTGTGTTCCATTCCAGCATGCAGTTGTGGAACAAAGAATGAGATGAACTCATATGTTGAAACTCAGAAAACCATGAAGTTCCTTATGGGACTGAACGAATCGTATGCTACGGTTCGAAGCAATACTCTTCTTCTCGAACCACTGCTTACGATGAACAAGGCATATGCGTTGGTCATTCGACATGAACGCCAGGCAGAGGTTTCCAATGGGAAAAGCACACAACTAGAAACTGCTGTCTTTGCAGTGAAGAATCTGTCGCGAGAACCTACACCTGAAGACAAGGAGATGCGATGTCACATCACCAAAAATTGTCGTGCACATCTCAAGTGCACTTTTTACGGATGGAAAGGCCACACCTTCGATTTCTGTCGAAAACGGAAAGCAGCCACAGAGACCGAATCCAATCGTCTCTTTTCTTCAAAGGGGAATCAAGTTTCACAAAGTAACAAGCAAGAGACAGTGCCTAATTTCCCGTTCTCTCAGGAAGACTGCAAGCAAATCCTTCAGATGTTGAACAAGAACAACTCATCATTTGCCAATCAAGTCAATAATCTTCCTAGTCATGAAGAACTTTCAG GACCTTCGCTCGGGGAAGATGATTGGGACAGGAACTGA